In one window of Clarias gariepinus isolate MV-2021 ecotype Netherlands chromosome 10, CGAR_prim_01v2, whole genome shotgun sequence DNA:
- the slitrk2 gene encoding SLIT and NTRK-like protein 2: MLNNVLLLSVLTVTGFSSRTESRKTSKDICKSRCPCEEKENALNINCENKGFTSVSSFQPPQNKISQLFLNGNFLTRLNANEFVNYGNVTSLHLGNNGLQEIKTGAFNGLKNLKRLHLNNNNLEIIKEDTFSGLESLEYLQADYNYISAIEAGAFNKLNKLKVLILNDNLLLSLPNNIFRFVMLTHLDLRGNRLKTLPFAGVLEHIGGIMEIQLEENPWNCTCDLVPLKAWLDTIAVFVGDVVCETPFRLHGKDVTQLIKQDLCPRRSTGDSTPRAMQPPPSDPQHRVPVPTSRTHISPTRAPKASRPPRMRSRPTPRVTSGRDKHVFGPIMVYQTRSPVPMTCPSICVCTSQSPDSGLNVNCQERKLHNISDLQPKPSYPKKLHLTGNHLQIIYRADLTEYNTLDLLHLGNNRIAIIQDGAFENLTNLRRLYLNGNYIESLSQALFAGLQSLQYLYLEYNIIKEILPNTFNSLHNLQLLFLNNNLLRSVPDNVFGGTMLTRLNLRNNHFSHLPVSGVLDQLSAFVQIDLQENPWECTCGIVPLKNWMELSSTSVVVNEITCDSPSKHAGRLLRSLRNDAICTENDETPAPATKAPTIISISTEVTTSSTVTPTEETEPETHPEVPLSVLILGLLVVFILSVCFGAGIFVFVLKRRKAVESVPATAAANSLDLSSFQAHYGHFDTEQSTGKREGHVYNYIPAAVGQMCPNPIYVQKENEHVAYYRNLKELGFGAPQPKREEFGRSPTYTISTLERVDEKTPQGSCEPELLYQNVAERVRELPTAAPFGYSFCTLPKRPLAPPYEAAGRPNREKLNKTVLYGTPRKHAEQLLPAKLKTEPDYLEVLEKHTAMSQL, from the coding sequence atgttgaacaaCGTTTTGCTGCTGAGCGTTTTGACAGTAACCGGCTTCTCCTCGCGGACGGAGAGCCGCAAAACTTCGAAGGACATTTGTAAGAGCCGCTGTCCGTGCGAGGAGAAGGAGAACGCTTTGAACATCAACTGCGAGAACAAAGGATTTACGAGTGTGAGTTCGTTTCAGCCGCCGCAGAATAAAATAAGCCAGCTTTTCCTGAACGGGAACTTTCTCACGAGACTGAACGCCAACGAGTTCGTCAATTACGGTAATGTCACGTCTCTCCATTTGGGCAATAACGGGTTGCAGGAGATTAAAACGGGGGCGTTCAATGGCCTAAAAAACCTCAAACGCCTCCATTTGAACAATAACAATTTGGAAATTATAAAAGAAGACACGTTTTCTGGTTTAGAAAGTTTAGAGTATTTGCAGGctgattataattatataagtgCCATAGAGGCAGGTGCGTTCAATAAGCTGAACAAGCTCAAAGTCCTCATACTTAATGATAACCTTTTGCTCTCTTTGCCTAACAATATATTTCGATTTGTGATGCTGACACATTTGGATTTGAGAGGAAACCGGCTGAAGACGCTACCGTTCGCTGGTGTCTTAGAGCACATAGGCGGCATTATGGAGATACAGCTGGAGGAGAACCCGTGGAACTGTACATGTGACCTCGTGCCACTCAAGGCCTGGCTGGATACCATTGCGGTGTTTGTTGGTGATGTGGTTTGTGAGACGCCGTTCCGTTTGCATGGTAAAGATGTTACACAGCTCATAAAGCAGGACCTATGCCCCAGGCGCAGTACCGGGGACTCCACACCACGAGCCATGCAGCCACCACCTTCTGACCCCCAGCATCGGGTTCCAGTACCTACATCACGCACACATATTTCACCAACTAGAGCACCTAAGGCATCCCGACCTCCCAGGATGAGAAGCCGCCCTACTCCACGGGTTACATCTGGCAGGGACAAGCATGTATTTGGACCAATCATGGTTTATCAGACAAGATCCCCTGTACCCATGACATGCCCGAGTATCTGTGTGTGCACATCACAAAGCCCGGACAGTGGACTTAATGTTAACTGCCAAGAGAGGAAGCTTCACAACATCTCAGATTTGCAACCCAAACCGTCATATCCAAAGAAGCTACATTTAACTGGAAATCATTTGCAGATCATATACAGAGCTGATTTGACCGAATATAATACCCTGGACCTTCTTCATCTGGGGAATAACAGAATTGCTATTATCCAGGATGGGGCCTTTGAGAATCTGACCAATTTGCGCAGGCTTTACCTCAACGGCAACTATATAGAAAGTTTGTCGCAGGCGTTGTTCGCTGGGCTACAGAGCTTGCAGTACCTCTACTTAGAGTACAACATTATCAAGGAAATTTTGCCAAACACATTTAACTCACTGCACAATCTGCAGCTTCTTTTCCTCAACAACAATCTGCTGAGGTCTGTCCCTGACAATGTGTTTGGGGGCACAATGCTTACAAGGCTTAATCTCAGGAACAATCATTTCTCACATCTGCCAGTGAGTGGGGTGCTTGACCAGCTCTCAGCATTTGTCCAGATTGATCTCCAGGAAAACCCATGGGAGTGCACATGTGGCATTGTGCCACTCAAGAACTGGATGGAGCTGTCCAGCACTAGTGTCGTGGTCAACGAGATCACATGTGACTCTCCCTCCAAGCATGCAGGTCGCCTCCTACGGTCGTTACGCAATGATGCAATCTGCACAGAGAATGACGAGACTCCGGCACCCGCCACCAAGGCGCCAACCATTATCAGCATTAGCACTGAAGTGACAACTTCCTCTACTGTGACCCCTACAGAAGAAACAGAGCCTGAAACGCACCCAGAAGTACCACTGTCTGTACTTATCTTGGGCCTGCTTGTTGTGTTCATTCTGTCAGTGTGTTTTGGGGCTGGCATCTTCGTCTTTGTGCTCAAACGGCGCAAGGCAGTGGAGAGTGTCCCAGCTACTGCAGCGGCCAATAGCCTAGATCTGAGCTCTTTCCAAGCGCATTATGGGCACTTTGACACAGAACAAAGCACAGGTAAAAGAGAAGGCCATGTCTACAACTACATTCCTGCTGCTGTTGGCCAGATGTGCCCAAACCCTATTTATGTGCAAAAGGAAAATGAGCATGTAGCCTACTATCGCAACCTGAAAGAACTGGGTTTTGGAGCACCACAGCCCAAGAGGGAGGAGTTTGGTCGTAGTCCAACATACACAATAAGCACTTTGGAACGTGTGGATGAGAAAACCCCACAAGGCAGCTGTGAACCCGAGCTGCTTTACCAGAATGTTGCAGAAAGGGTAAGAGAACTGCCCACTGCTGCTCCCTTCGGCTATAGTTTTTGCACTCTGCCCAAAAGGCCATTAGCGCCACCGTACGAGGCTGCAGGGCGGCCCAATCGGGAGAAACTGAACAAAACTGTCTTGTATGGGACGCCAAGAAAGCATGCCGAACAGTTGCTCCCTGCTAAGCTGAAAACAGAGCCGGACTACCTAGAGGTTCTGGAGAAACACACTGCAATGAgtcagttgtaa